A region of the Panulirus ornatus isolate Po-2019 chromosome 65, ASM3632096v1, whole genome shotgun sequence genome:
cagaatgcatgtatcgTTCCTTtataatgaggcaagaggacaaaAATGAAtggttaaattacagaggtacacgtCAGAGTATACCTGGTAACATTTATGGTTTTGTGGTGGCAAATCATGAAGGCAAGTCTCTGGGGCTTAGCTGTGGATGGTTGACTCTGGTTTAAGTACGTTGTACATGACAGCTTGGAAATTAATGCATGTTAATGAGTCTTCTGTTCTGTTCCTGACACCTTGTAACAATGGCAGAAGCAACCAGGCATAAAGGAAAAATTGAAAACATTCTTGGAGAACTATTCTGCTTGCTTTAGTCTATCATCAGTTGCTCTGCCAAAGACAAGGAAATTTTTGCATTCATGGCAAGTAACATGTAGAATCTAGTTTATGCACTTGTTATATCAAGATGAGGCAAACCCAGTAATGAAGATTCAGAAGCAACTTGTCAAATTTTGCTTCATTTTATTACAGGTTGATATTTATGACAAATGGGTTAGGAGCTGTTTATACCATAAAAAGGTAGGAttataaaatgaaaacaaaaattccAATTTATTTGTATTAAAGTTGACAAACAGATAaacagaaaaatgatatatacatcacACCCAATACAAAATTCTGGAGGCTTTTATAATCATAAAACTTTGCAAATCTAGTCCTTGCATCAAATCAGATATCCTTAAATTAAAGTATATTTAATGAGATTAACATCTTCAATCATTGTCATTTTCAAAGTTAGGGTACCAGGAGTGTTGGGCAGTCTACAGCTGTTGAGGAAGTTGTCAGGAAGTATTAAAGGTAGTATCGACAAGGgtattcaaaataattttttgaAGTGCATCTTGAGAAGTATGGAGTGTTCCTGCACTCTTGACATAAATAATTTCTTAACCCTCCAAGCTTGAAGGGACTGATGCATAAATGAATAGGTAGCTTATATTATTATGTTCAGTGTGGGAAAAAACAGGTGCTGGAGCTGTTGCTTTATTTTAGACATACGTGAAGAGCCTGTCATGAGGTCTCCCCATCAGCTGCTGAAACCTAGCAATCTATGGTTAGTTACCCTGAGATAGGGAGGCTGTTAAGTGTTTCTTCTAACACCATTTGATTGCTGATTTTCTTCCATTCTGGTGTCCAAAGATGGAGAGATTGGCAGTTCTTGCTAACCAAGCCACAAGTAATGAGTGGGAGGGAAGCCCAGTACCCATACAGTTTATGAAATCCAGGGATCCTGCATCAGCATGTTACATAATCACTTTGCTTTTTTTCTGACTGCAAGCTTTGGTCTTGTTAAAAAGTGTATTTCTCCAACTCTCCCATACCTTCAGGCTAATGTCCCAATTGACCAAATGTTTTGCAAAATGCTTTGGAGAAAACATTTAATGTTGCATGCACAGATAGGTTTGCTGGGAGAAAGATAGACTACAAATGAGGGAGGGTGGTATTATTCATCAGAGACTGATGACTAATAAGTGGTATTGCTTAGTGCTCATAATGCTATACATGCTTCTTTTCTTGATGCTTGACTGTGACTCTGCTAATACTTTGGTATTACATCTTTTGATCTCACAATGATAGAGGACATCAAAGAAGAGCTGGAAAACAATCCAAGTGGATTTTCCCATTTAACTTTAGTGCCCTTCCACCCACATGTAATACACGTTTTATAGAGTCAATTTTTCTCAAGCGAAAAACAAGTAGCATCTCCTGATACCCATCCTTTACTGGAGATATCTGGCATCAAGTCATTGGGATCAAGTACTATTTAATCATAAATATCTTACTTAAAACTTGCATAATCACTATTGTACAAAAATTCCACAAATGAAACCCAAAAGATACTCCAGAAACCTACATATTTGGGCAAAGTTATGAGAGATCTTTTTATTTGGCCAAAGTGTAAAGTATAAGTCTTATGCTTCAGAATACATCTTTGTATTTCCTTGTCAGATTTCAGCGAGACAAAATATTTTGTTCCTATTAAATCATtgcaaaattggaaaaaaatctGCTTCTTGGAAAATATTATCTATTAAAAAAAGTTTTGTATTGGATATGTTCAACTTCTCAGTGTCAAACTGTAGTTCTTACTGAACCCAGGTGAATCTCAAGAAAGAAAATATCCTGGAGTTGTGTCAAAGATGACTAgaaatttccaaaacattttgtgAAAAAGCTAAATGAAAATTTATTTTGGCCAACACTTCATAACATTAAAAaaagctgtaagaaataacaattTAGGGCATTTTTAGATGTACACCACACAGCTAAAGAAGCATACACATGAAAGCTAAAACAAAATCAAGATCCTTAAAGAGTAAAGGTTTTATGTATCGTTTGCGAAAGTAGATTTCCTACACATTATAGCTTCTGGGGCGGGGAAGAAAAACAACAGAGAACCTATCAAACAAACTTGGATCTTCAGTTCATAAATTATACCTTCTATACAGGTAGttcattctttcatcatatttcatcattaataCTGACTGACAGACATTTATGGACATTTTCAATTTCCCTTTTGTACATTCACATCGGCGTTTCAGTCAGATTGTTATTTATCCATCTGCTTTTGTCTCCATGTGTGGTAGTTTGTTTAGCCTTTAAAGACACAAGCACTAATAAATACTACTTTCATTTTTAATATCCATATACTAGTTGGctgatcatgatttttttttttttattttcacctgATGGTGCCTTTTCCTATAATTTCTAAACAAAACTTACATCTTTTATATTAAGTatcaattattattttcatctggTCTTCTCAATGCATTATACAAGCTTCTTTGCCTCAAAAAAGCTCTTCAAATGGCGCATCTGCCAGAAACCCATGCCTAACAGAATGCAAACTTGTCCAATGGACCACCAGAGCACTCGCTGATTGGTGCTTTCTGATGTCTGGCGAAAGCGTTCTTCTCGATactgaaaataaataaagaacatGAGCATTtctaaaaatgatgaaaaataaaccATTATTATGAATAACAAATACACATTTTGTATCTTTTATTGTAATATGTGGTtttcaatatttatttatttattatactttgtcgctgtctcccgcgtttgcgaggtagcgcaaggaaacagacgaaagaaatagcccaacccccccatacacatgtatatacatacgtccacacacgcaaatatacatacctacacagctttccatggcttaccccagacgcttcacatgccttgattcaatccactgacagcacgtcaaccccggtataccacatcgctccaattcactctattccttgccctcctttcaccctcctgcatgttcaggccctgatcacacaaaatctttttcactccatctttccacctccaatttggtctccctcttctccttcttctccttgttccctccacctccgacacatataccctcttggtcaatctttccttactcatcctctccatgtgcccaaaccacttcaaaacaccctcttctgctctctcaaccacgctctttttatttccacacatctctcttacccttacgttacttactcgatcaaacattaTAAATTTATCTGCAGTGATGTACCATCACTTTGTCACATAAAAGATAAATGTTATAATTTCATGAAACCAAAGTTCTATAAATGTATCTTCATGAATGTCCATGGCTCATCAGCATAAGATACAATTCATGCTTTAAAGTGaaatttatattttcatcattaaaaACATGCATACACTTCTTCCTTCTGTTCTTCTCTGCCattatttgttttttgtcttgTTTCTTCTGTGGGCCAGGCATTCTAAATGTTTTCATTGTGTTCAATCCCCATCAATCCATCCATTTAAATCTTCATCTGAAACATCCCAGCCCTAATCAGTTTTCACGCAACGTTAATTCACCTCTTAGATATTCAGGGTTTCAGTTTGAGAGTCTTACTTTGCATAAAATTCTTCTGGAACTTAAAAATTATATTCTAGCGACCAGAATAAATTTTAAATCCATCTGATAGGTAAGGCCTGTCTACTTTCAAGTATTTTAAAGTTATGTGGTTTAATACTGTGACTTCCAATGAATAGTAATTTCTCCACGAGTTCCTAGAGAAGCATTCACCATTCATAGTGAAACCTGTAGCTTGGGTGCAATCGTAACATCCAATAAGGTTAAGAAATAATTGTGTACAAACATGGCCAGTCCTCAAACTCATCAAAAAACTGTAGCAAATTTGGATGCATTCCAACCAAACAATTAGGCACCAAAGTTATACAGCAGAAAGAAAGCACAACCTGAAATTAAGCACAAAAGACATTGGAAAAGATAAAGTACTTTCAAAGTAGTGGATATATGGAATGAAGTGATGGCACTGTGACTGCTAATAGTATACAttagtttaaaaagttgtgaGAAGCTACAGAAAGGAAAGAAATGGTGCACCATGAGTGCAGAACTCACCTGCCCATACTGTACAGCTAATTAAAACTAAACTAGTACCAACATGTTACAATGTAACTTGCAAAAACTGATGTAGATTTCAGCCTATAACTAAAAGAGGTTTACACTGATTTAATCACTTGATAAAGTTTCTGAAGACTCAAAACCTTACCATCAGTGCtgaaaaggaaataaagaataTGTGTAGGAAGGTAGATCTTGGTGTGTGTataatcacactttttattttcagtaACAAGATTCCAGCTTTTCATGTAACCCCTAAATATGTATGGCTTAAATGTTTCATAGCTCCCTATGAATTTACATCTCTCAGTAAGTGATCCTGACTAGCCCATCTGACAGCTTTCTGTACTTGAACTGTAAACTGAAATTGACAAAAATGGTGAGGTAAGGTGCACTTTGGTTTACTTTCTAGAGAATTGTTCTATTCAAAACAAATTAGTTTCATCCTCTCTCAAGACGGAACCATACATAGAGTCTGGCTTAAACTGGTGACACATAAGTAAAAGCAATGCACTGAAGCTGTCGTCCCTGAAAAGGTAGCAGTTACCTTGGGCTTTGACATTTTGACCTGAGAACCATTATACTTTTTCCTTAGGGATGACTACTCAAGATTAGGGGTGTAAAACTCATGgtactaaataaaaaaaattcatagttTACTATGATCATTATTTCGGACTTCATGACTTGTATATCAATAAACTTCTTTTTTGCCCCCTTGAAAAGCAATATCTGAAGAATGACCAAGGCAAAAGACATTTTTCAAGTTTGGATAAGAGCAAATTTAACATCCCAAGAGGGAAAGCATTTATAGAAGCCTGGGCCATACTTTGCCCTTCAAATTTAATGCCCCGTACTATGATAAATCAAGCTacatacagagaaacagacaagTGGGGAGTATACCACTGCTATATCCCTCCCCAAACTGGTCAAGTTAGATCTTAGTACTGTTCATACCTTCTTATGTCTCTGAATGCTTATCCACTGATATCAAACGTGCTGAACACGAAGGAGACAAATCAAAATATACCTTTATATCTAATGAATACTGTTGAATATAAGTTCCTACCCTTTGGTAGTTCTGCTCTTTTGCAATCTGGTCTACTTGGTCCAGCAATTGTCGTACTCGTAGTTGCAGCTCTGTTAGTTTCTCCTTCTGGGCCACGTTGGCATAGTCAATGGCATGTTCCCCCACTTGGATATCAAAGTGAACACGCTGTGGAATTCAATTAATATTAATGCTCAGTATATGCATAAGTGAAAATATgaacttcatacacacacacttcttacTTCTCCATTTTGCACACACATGCTTCTTACTtctccacttcacacacacacacatcccaatcCATATGTGTAGATTAATTAATAAACTATTTTGATGtattttatataataatgatgatggattGGCTGGCTTTAGCTGTCTTGGAAAACCTGTGCTTAAGCTTTCTCAAATAGATTATAGTTTCTTGGACTATACAGATGCTGTTTAACCAATTAGGGTACTATTAAAGATTCTTGAACAAAATTCATTCTAAATCACcttgtttttgaagaaaaaatcaGATACAGTCATCTACAATTCAAGCAGTTGGCAAATGCTTATGTCATAGATGAAACAATGCAGTTTGTGGAGATAAATGATGACTAAAGTGCTCTAATGTGTTTTACGTGCTCCCTCTAAGATGACTGGAAAGCTGAATAcgcaaaaaatgtaaaaaaaaatgaatatggtaAATTCCCCTAGAGTAATAATAAGAGCTAGAAGGCATAATCCTTTTTTGTTGTCAATGATCTGGAGTTGCTTACTGCATTAACTATTATTGTCCTTCATGGATTAAACCAaacttctaacacattcatcagttGAGAAAATGTCATTCTTGACTGAAAAAAGGTGTAGCTTTTAGGACTTGTGTTAAAGTCAACAAGCAGCACCCAAAACCTTGTCACATATCTATTTCATATTTCTATTGATATAAAATCAAGATTTATGGGAAACTATTAATTCCTCTTTAGAACATACCAATTGAGATCCTGAGAACCACTTGGTGGAGTTGGAATAGAGGCAGATGACATGTTCTCCTGGAGTGTGTGAGGTAAATGTGAATCGTCCTTCACTACTGTATACCTGCAATTAAGTAACTGTATGAAATCAAAgtaaattatacaaaaaaaaaaaaaaaaagagctttagCCCACATGGACTATCTACCATAGAAAAAGTAAGAAACCTCTTTTTCTAACTGATGATTGCTCTCCTTTGGCATACTGGCCACAAATTCAATCTAATGCAAGCTTGTAATAAGATTTTTTGCAATTCTACCCATCTCTGAAGTATTCTAATCTCAATTTATCTATTCTTTAACCTTACaattgtttttatttcttttcattatcttttgtaTGTTCAAACTCGCTTTGTTTTTGGGATTGGGTTGAGAACAGCAGTTCTGGAAAATTAATTCCTGAAAAAGGTGCATTAGATTTATAAAATCTTACACCATTAATTTCTTTAGGTGTTGGGAAATtactgtatacatttttttttgggtgtCTGATTTAGTCTTTTAAAGTTGCAGGTTCAAGTGTAACTACCCACAGCAAATGGATAGACAAAAGAGCATAACTCAGTGCTTAAGTGTCTTCCATGCAAAGCAGGTAcaataaaaatgaaatacatgGTTCAGGAAATtctagcaatatatatacatgtaagaaTCCTGTACTGCATTCCTATTTCAAGTATTGTAACTAAAACAACAGTATCTGCCACAGTTTAATACTGCACTCATAtgcaagtttgaaaaaaaaaatacttactcTTGACATCAAAATTTTGTCATCAGGGTCTCTGATCTCTACATGCATGCCAAGGCCAGGTGATGACGGCATGAAGCCTCCAGTGCGTGGATCATATAGCTGAAGTTTGTAATTGCCTGGTCAAGGATGGTGAATCTTGTTAGGTAAATAATtattttacattcatatatatgaatatttattcatcatactttgacgctgtctcccttgttagtgaagtagcataaggaagcagacgaaagaatggcccaacccacccacatactcatgtatatacataaacgcccacacatgcacatatacatacctatacatttaaatgtatatgtatattcctatgagtccacggggaaaatgaaacagacatatacacaaacagacatatacatataaacaagtacatattcatacatgctgccttcatccattcccgctgccaccctgccacacatgaaataccaccccccctctccccgtgagtgtgcgaggtaccactaggaaaagataacaaaagccacattcgttcacactcagtctctagctgtcatttgtaatgcaccgaaaccacagctccctttccacatccaggccacactgacagcacattgacccaggtataccacatcgttccaattcactctattccttgcacgcctttcaccctcctgcatgtcaggccccaatatatcatatattaccCCAGAACCAATTCCTTTAAGAGTCTTCGTGTTACAAAGGACTTTTCTAAAGGTTAcaacagcccaaggctgcactactttaaTCAGTACACTTGCAATGAAGAAAAAATCAATGAATAGCTAAAGTTAATATTGATGCAGAGCTAAACTAcacatataataaataaaatgttgGAAATAAACTTGGTAAAATAACACTGACCAACTAGTGCCAACTAACTGGCCACATAAGTGTTAGCTCTACATTCATATTGCCTATGAATATTGACATTAGTTTCAGCAGTTGTGGTGGAGTTTCAAGGACATGATATTGACCATGACCATTATACTTTAATATATTTTTGTCTAAAAACCTTGAAGGGCTATGTATATCAAGGAAGCTTTGGGGTTAATCATTGTATGTAGAGTTGGTAATACACTAAAAAtatcaacacaaccaacaaaaACCTCACTTAGAATCCAAAATGATTCATGTAATTAAACCAAGATAAAATTCATCTGGTGCTGAGGATTGTATGACCACAAAATATCTATTTGTTGACGTCTGTCATCACCTTAGCAGTAATCTATTGTGGCATATAAAACAAATCTGGATTGCTTGGGAGGTTATATGAGATTTTCATGAGTTCTGCCGATCTTTTACTCAAGTTATGCCAACACTACCAAATATACTATTTTTCTCCTTCATGAAAGTTCTAACTCATGCTCTGCAACTATTTCTGTATTCACAATAAACTACATATAGCATATGAACCTTAAGTGTCCATTTCCTAAGGCTACTTTCGATAAGGAGCTATAATGGACTTAAAAAATCGCTCTGCTATTATCACTCCATTCTCTACATATtacaataacaaaataataatatctAAAGCTATCAACGCACTGTGACTGAAGTACTTTACCATATTCCTAAAGAACTAACAAACTATGATTTCCATTGCCACATACGGCGAAGCCCTATGGATAACCCATACAATCAGTCTACATCAAATGAACGTTAAGGTTATTACAACGCTTTTGAGCATATTAACCTCTGCTGTATCTACGTGTTCTAGGATGGTTTCATACATTTTTACATCCAGAACTTAACAACTATACGATCTACACTGCatttttatataaatatctaACAAATTTGATACAGATGGACTTTGCTGCTGGAGAATGCTTACCTGTAACCATTGTTTCATCAGGGATTTCTTCGATGAAACATTTTCTTTCGGTTTCTCCAATATGGAAGTATAAACAATCACCCAGAGCACCAAATAAGCCCAATAAAAGGCACGTGTAAGTAATAACTCTCGGTGTCATTTCTGCTTTTGCCTTTCGTCTGACACTTCACCAGTACCGCACTACATTAAAGTCAAACGATTGCTGgacaaatgaaaaatgataacctGAGTATACTAATCATATATTATATTGAATACGATTTATAatcatatttatattatttaattgtataatttTTGGAAATAAAATACGCAATTATAATAAGTAAAATATTAACTTACAGTAAAGTTACTCGTATAGCAAGATTTCATTCATAGATTCAACAAAAGGTTCTGACGTGGACAATGAGGGAGACAATCCAATACCAATTGTCTCACAAAATAAGAGATTTACAGGGTATGTGAATATATTTATTACTCTTCCGAACAAAAGCCTCATACCTTATACTCTTCTTGTCAACATTAGGATCGGTCACTGTTTTCGTTAACGGAGTCTGGTTATAACCCAAATATGTCTGATATTGTAATTTACACGATTTTGGCTTGTTTTGTAGCACTGATCCTCGgatttttatcattttacaagaAAAGTCATGGAAAAGGTAGTTGACAATTTTTGCAGTGTGTAAGATAGATAACTAAACAATCATGATCGTATTATCCAGCTGTGAATATATGGGAAATTGCAGGTTttagtaattacatatttgtactgtatggggagagatTTTATACTCCAGCAAGAGTTGTCAGAGTGAGCTTTTATCTTTTGCCATCTTGAAGGTCAGGGAAAGTGGTGGTAGAATAGAGACTAATCAGACTAACAAGACTTCCCGTCATGTTGCTGCTTCTAACCCTCAACTGTATCTCAGGAAACTGACAATAAGACCTGTCAATAATTCTAGTAATAAAGCAGTTTAAGGAAAGTACTCAGAATTGGTATGAAATTATTTGACCCCGAAATGATTATATAATTTTTTAGCAGTGTAACCactttattattgttatattgatAAAAGGAGGGCTATGGTGATAAGACAAAATGTTAGGCTATGtaatgtaaaagtaggtgaaaCCCCTTTTGAAACAACAGAACATTTGGAACCATCTGCTTACTGTAGTGGTCAAAATTATTTTGTAATATTCAAAGTTGGATTATTCCAACAGTTAATTGTATTGAAGTTAATTGTATTGAATTTATGGAGAttttagaatatttgagaatatcccACACACAAAGTTTATGGAGGATATTTAGGCTCTTGCAGTCGGATGGTAAGGATAGTGTGCACATAAATGACTCATGACATAATATTTTTTTAGGAGACCCCATGGACTTTGCTCAGTGCTTGGGTTATTTTAAGATAGCCTTGCATTAGTGGGCTTTAGGGGTGGAACACCATAATCAGGGATTTGGTCAAGATGATGAGCTGACTTGTAACTTCAAAATATTTGTATCTTTTAAAGATCTTCCCACTTATTTTTTAAAGCTCATGAAAATCAGTGTATTTCATTTAGAGTAGGGATTGGTTTAAGAACTTTGAGAGTAATTATTCAAAGTTCAAAGTTCATATGGGTGTTATAAGGACACTACATTGGTATTCCATATTTTTTCATCAGGTTTTTTTATATCTTAGAGTATTTTTGTGATTTTTGGAGCCCTATGCTTACACAATATTATAAAGTATCTTTTAACCTCTTTCATTGCTGTGTAACCACTTTTATTATGTTACACATAGCTGGTACTTATCCCAAAAATGATT
Encoded here:
- the eca gene encoding transmembrane emp24 domain-containing protein eca, whose protein sequence is MTPRVITYTCLLLGLFGALGDCLYFHIGETERKCFIEEIPDETMVTGNYKLQLYDPRTGGFMPSSPGLGMHVEIRDPDDKILMSRVYSSEGRFTFTSHTPGEHVICLYSNSTKWFSGSQLRVHFDIQVGEHAIDYANVAQKEKLTELQLRVRQLLDQVDQIAKEQNYQRYREERFRQTSESTNQRVLWWSIGQVCILLGMGFWQMRHLKSFFEAKKLV